In Leptolyngbya sp. NIES-2104, the genomic window CGCCAACACTCAAAAGCTTTGCCAATTCCCAGATTCAAATCAGTTTGCACAATCCGCGCAAAAAGTTACTGGAAAAGCGGGGTCGGTTGTGCTGTCTCACGGTCTCTGTTGGCACGACACATCGACCAATCATTCCAGCGAACCGCGTGTTTCAGTCCTCGGAAATTATAATCCTAAGTTTATTCGACCTTTGGAAAATCCAGCGCAGCAGCTATCACCAACATTTCTAGAACAAGTCAGCCCAAAACTGAAACAGCTACTCGGCTATGAGTTTCAATCTGCTATTTTCAAGGATGTACAGCGATTACAAGCAACGCACCAGAACAAAGCAAATCAATAAGCCGAATCAGTTCGGCGCTGCATTCAGCTTGCCAACAAGCGCGATCGCATACAATACAACTATTCTCTAGTCCCCTGTCCCTATGTCTCAAGCCACCAATCGAGTCTATTGGACAACTGAAGATCTGAAGCTTTTGCCTGAAAGCAGCAATCGCTACGAAATTATTGATGGACATTTGCTCATGACTCGTGCGCCGCATTGGAAGCATCAAAAAGCGATCGTTAAAGCTTCCAGAATTCTCGATACCTGGTCAGAAACCAGCCAATTAGGGGAAACAGTGGCGACTCCAGGTGTAATCTTCGATGATGCCGATAATGTGATTCCTGATGTGATTTGGATTAGCAATGAGCGCTTAGCAGTCGGAGTTGATGAAGAAGGACATTTTACGATCGCGCCAGAATTGATCATCGAAGTGCTCTCACCCGGAACGCAGAATGAACGAAGAGACCGAGAAACAAAACTAAAGCTGTACGCAGAACGTGGAGTGCAAGAGTATTGGATTCTCGATTGGCGCACCCAACAGTTAGAAGTTTATCGCCGTCAGGATGCGCTTCTAACACTGGTTGCAACTTTGTTCGCTCAAGACATGCTATCTTCGCCACTTTTAATAGGATTCAATTGCTCAGTCGCCGAGTTTTTTCGCTAAATCTCTCTTCAGCCGTATGAATTTCTAAGAATCTTGTAGAATAGTAGTATT contains:
- a CDS encoding Uma2 family endonuclease, with product MSQATNRVYWTTEDLKLLPESSNRYEIIDGHLLMTRAPHWKHQKAIVKASRILDTWSETSQLGETVATPGVIFDDADNVIPDVIWISNERLAVGVDEEGHFTIAPELIIEVLSPGTQNERRDRETKLKLYAERGVQEYWILDWRTQQLEVYRRQDALLTLVATLFAQDMLSSPLLIGFNCSVAEFFR